The Kordia sp. SMS9 genome window below encodes:
- a CDS encoding VWA domain-containing protein: protein MKKLLTLCIFLMISQVWAQKIEVGGKITDESGQPLPGASVQLKKTKKGVTADFDGKYKIQTEIGSILVFSYVGFTPKEVVVTQKVLNVKLKQGENLEAVTIVAYGGRTDTAKVASAIATVSSQDVKRVLQGQATGIQVEGYAYGQRGNVSYHSPQHQTSNESYKEINENTFKRATLTPLSTFSIDVDRAAYSNVRRMINNGMAIPADAVKIEEMINYFEYKYDQPKDRHPLAIHTEVGVTPWNKDTKLLKIALKGKEIPLEKIPPSNFTFLIDVSGSMSSRNKLPLLKSAFKLMVDKMREEDKVAIVVYAGAAGMVLEPTSGANKEKILNALNKLQSGGSTAGGAGIELAYKTATENFIKDGNNRVILATDGDFNVGRTSNGDMETLIEAKRESGVYLSVLGFGMGNYKHDRLELLADKGNGNHAYIDTMQEAYKIFGKEFGGTLYTIAKDVKLQLEFNPNTVQAYRLIGYENRLLNDEDFKDDKKDAGELGAGHTVTALYEIIPVGVKTDYLKDVDDLKYTDKNKTVKSYSDELLTVKIRYKKPNKKRSIQLKAVVENEVAKNTSDDFNFTAAVALFGMQLRNSEYHNNSKLEDVVTLAESGRGDDKNGYRAEFIRLVKSNATKTK, encoded by the coding sequence ATGAAAAAACTCTTAACACTCTGCATATTCTTGATGATTAGTCAAGTTTGGGCACAAAAAATAGAAGTAGGCGGAAAAATTACGGACGAATCAGGACAACCATTACCAGGCGCATCTGTTCAACTAAAAAAGACCAAAAAAGGAGTTACTGCCGATTTTGATGGAAAGTACAAAATACAAACAGAAATCGGATCTATTTTGGTGTTTTCTTATGTAGGATTTACTCCGAAAGAAGTTGTAGTTACTCAAAAAGTACTGAATGTAAAATTAAAACAAGGTGAAAACTTAGAAGCTGTAACTATTGTAGCGTATGGAGGAAGAACCGATACAGCAAAAGTAGCTTCTGCTATAGCAACGGTTTCGAGCCAAGATGTAAAAAGAGTACTACAAGGACAGGCAACAGGAATTCAAGTAGAAGGTTATGCATACGGACAACGGGGAAACGTATCTTATCACAGTCCACAACATCAAACTTCCAACGAATCATACAAAGAAATCAATGAAAACACCTTTAAACGTGCAACATTAACACCGTTGTCTACGTTTTCTATTGATGTAGATCGCGCAGCATATAGCAATGTGCGACGCATGATTAATAACGGAATGGCAATTCCAGCGGATGCGGTAAAAATTGAGGAAATGATCAATTACTTTGAATACAAGTACGATCAACCAAAAGACAGACATCCATTGGCAATTCACACGGAAGTGGGCGTTACACCTTGGAACAAAGACACAAAACTGCTAAAAATTGCTTTAAAAGGAAAAGAAATTCCATTAGAAAAAATTCCGCCATCCAACTTTACTTTTTTAATTGATGTTTCGGGTTCGATGTCATCACGCAATAAATTACCCTTACTAAAATCAGCGTTTAAATTAATGGTCGATAAGATGCGCGAGGAAGATAAAGTTGCGATTGTTGTATATGCGGGCGCGGCAGGAATGGTCTTAGAGCCAACTTCGGGCGCAAATAAAGAAAAAATACTCAATGCGTTGAACAAATTGCAATCTGGAGGCTCAACTGCTGGTGGCGCAGGCATCGAATTGGCGTATAAAACGGCGACTGAAAACTTTATCAAAGACGGAAACAATCGTGTGATTTTAGCAACCGATGGCGATTTTAACGTTGGGCGAACAAGTAATGGCGACATGGAAACTTTGATTGAAGCAAAACGTGAATCAGGCGTGTATTTATCCGTATTAGGATTTGGAATGGGGAATTACAAACACGACCGTTTGGAGTTGTTGGCAGACAAAGGAAACGGAAATCACGCGTATATAGATACGATGCAAGAAGCGTATAAAATCTTCGGGAAAGAATTTGGCGGAACTTTATATACGATCGCAAAAGATGTAAAATTACAATTAGAATTCAACCCAAATACAGTGCAAGCATATCGCTTAATTGGCTATGAAAACCGCTTATTGAATGATGAAGATTTTAAAGATGACAAAAAAGATGCTGGCGAATTAGGCGCAGGACATACGGTAACAGCTTTATACGAAATCATTCCCGTAGGTGTAAAAACCGATTATTTAAAAGATGTAGATGATTTAAAATATACAGACAAAAATAAAACTGTAAAATCATATTCAGACGAATTGTTGACAGTGAAAATTCGCTACAAAAAACCAAACAAAAAGAGAAGCATTCAACTCAAAGCTGTGGTTGAAAATGAAGTTGCAAAAAATACGTCAGATGATTTCAACTTTACAGCAGCAGTTGCCTTGTTTGGAATGCAATTGCGAAACTCAGAATATCACAACAATTCAAAGTTGGAAGATGTGGTAACGTTGGCGGAATCAGGTAGAGGAGACGACAAAAACGGGTACAGAGCAGAATTTATCCGTTTGGTAAAATCGAACGCTACTAAGACTAAGTAG
- a CDS encoding AMP-binding protein, translating into MIPTFKNIHLKFELDGHYFDREALKEVAYSFIKEGASYEQIMGDFLMDWLDDKTYVDVFTSGSTGTPKSIRLDKQAMVHSALATGDFFGIKPGDSALQCLPSNFIAGKMMLVRAMILGLKLDLVAPTSNPLEKLQKNYDFCAMVPLQVEHSLKELHKIKTLIVGGAQASAALIERLQNVSTKIFATYGMTETITHIAVKPLNHLPKGKSVYYQTLPNIHISTDDRNCLIIDAPRITHKKIVTNDVVDIISETEFNWLGRFDTIINSGGIKLHPEQIEEKLSNFINTRFFVTAVEDTQLGEKLILIIEDESKNINIEALHKTLKDSKKLSKFEIPKEIHTLKNFVETDTGKVQRGKTVALLGL; encoded by the coding sequence ATGATTCCAACCTTTAAAAATATTCATCTAAAGTTTGAATTAGATGGTCATTATTTCGATAGAGAAGCACTGAAAGAAGTCGCATACAGTTTTATAAAAGAAGGAGCATCCTATGAACAAATTATGGGTGATTTCCTAATGGATTGGCTTGATGATAAAACATACGTAGATGTTTTTACCTCAGGTTCTACAGGAACGCCTAAATCCATTCGTTTGGACAAGCAAGCCATGGTGCATTCGGCACTTGCCACTGGTGATTTTTTCGGAATAAAACCGGGCGATTCCGCATTGCAATGTTTGCCTTCAAACTTTATTGCTGGGAAAATGATGCTCGTTCGCGCCATGATTTTAGGATTGAAATTAGACTTGGTGGCGCCAACATCCAATCCTTTAGAGAAGCTTCAAAAAAACTACGATTTCTGTGCGATGGTACCATTACAAGTAGAACATTCATTAAAAGAATTACACAAAATAAAAACGTTGATTGTTGGTGGCGCACAAGCTTCTGCTGCTTTAATTGAGCGTTTGCAAAACGTTTCTACCAAGATATTTGCTACGTATGGAATGACGGAAACCATCACGCACATAGCGGTAAAACCGTTAAATCATCTTCCGAAAGGAAAAAGTGTATATTATCAAACCTTACCAAATATTCACATCAGCACAGACGACAGAAATTGTTTGATCATTGACGCGCCAAGAATTACACACAAAAAAATTGTTACCAATGATGTTGTAGACATCATTTCGGAAACAGAATTCAATTGGTTGGGCAGATTTGATACTATCATCAATAGCGGCGGAATTAAATTGCATCCCGAACAAATAGAGGAGAAGCTGAGTAACTTCATCAATACACGCTTTTTTGTCACTGCTGTAGAAGATACGCAGTTAGGTGAAAAACTCATTTTGATTATTGAAGATGAGTCGAAAAATATAAACATAGAAGCATTGCATAAAACGCTCAAAGACTCCAAAAAACTTTCCAAATTTGAAATTCCAAAGGAAATTCATACGCTAAAAAACTTTGTAGAAACGGATACGGGAAAAGTGCAGCGTGGGAAAACGGTGGCGTTGCTTGGTCTTTGA
- a CDS encoding DUF3857 and transglutaminase domain-containing protein, translating to MTTSYLKFPILLLFFAMHLCLAQKNPSEDFRFLERTENIKINLNKGDFKIVKSVHEKAEYVTANKLYFANEMLRFDSFTQIEDIEATTYLPDSGKKLEVDYIETKHEFDDGIFYSDQQTKNFTFPGVTKGAITDLKYKEIITEPHFLGLFRFGTYAPTQKAVLRIEFPKNVEIGYREFHTETIQIDFKKEETKDHNVYTWTTENVAKFASEDDAEAALYHLPHIILHIKNYTENDKTIPVLNNVDDLYSWYASLAKQVDESDLKKVHKIAEDIAKNYKTDREKAEAIYNWVQENITYVAFEDGLGGFIPRGAASVCKNRYGDCKDMANLLYVMLNHVGIPSYRTWIGTRDRPYLYDEVPTPMVDNHMITATIIDNDTIFIDGTDSYVNFGMPSSFTQTKEALIGISPEKFVLKKVPVQPSEKSKTIINTQITFEDGNIKASEKRVMTGYEKVDFVTDYLYKKKDNTEEEFLNTTLALGNNKTKYQNIKVSPLESKYKTLTLAFDLQIESYAKTIGSKSILNLNIDRALSKQKIDVEQRKYAKKIDHQFQKEYTTTFMVPEGYKVTSVPKPIKYDGKAYGFDIHYEQKDGKIIQHKKIYIDTLRVEKEDFEAWNSFVKKLIKAYKKSIIIEK from the coding sequence ATGACAACATCCTATTTGAAATTCCCTATACTGCTGCTCTTTTTTGCAATGCATCTTTGCTTGGCGCAGAAAAATCCTTCTGAAGATTTCCGTTTCCTAGAACGCACCGAAAATATTAAGATCAATCTCAATAAAGGCGATTTTAAAATTGTAAAGAGTGTTCATGAAAAAGCAGAATATGTAACGGCTAACAAACTGTATTTTGCCAACGAAATGCTTCGCTTTGATAGTTTTACCCAAATTGAAGATATTGAAGCCACAACGTATTTGCCCGATTCTGGAAAAAAATTAGAAGTCGATTATATAGAAACAAAACACGAATTTGATGATGGTATTTTTTACAGCGATCAACAAACGAAAAATTTTACGTTTCCTGGCGTGACCAAAGGTGCGATTACCGATTTAAAATATAAAGAAATTATTACCGAACCGCATTTTTTAGGTTTGTTCCGTTTTGGAACCTACGCACCAACGCAAAAAGCCGTGTTACGCATAGAATTTCCTAAGAACGTGGAAATTGGCTATAGAGAGTTTCACACTGAAACTATTCAAATTGACTTCAAAAAAGAAGAAACAAAAGATCATAATGTGTATACGTGGACGACAGAAAACGTAGCAAAGTTTGCTTCCGAAGATGATGCAGAAGCCGCTTTGTATCACTTGCCACATATTATTTTACACATAAAAAATTATACCGAAAACGACAAAACGATTCCTGTTTTGAATAATGTAGACGATTTGTACAGTTGGTACGCTTCACTCGCAAAACAAGTGGATGAAAGTGATTTGAAAAAGGTGCATAAAATCGCAGAAGATATCGCCAAAAACTACAAAACCGACCGTGAAAAAGCGGAAGCAATTTACAATTGGGTGCAAGAAAATATCACCTATGTTGCCTTTGAAGATGGTTTGGGAGGATTTATTCCACGAGGCGCAGCAAGCGTTTGTAAAAACCGTTATGGCGATTGTAAAGACATGGCAAATTTGCTGTATGTAATGTTGAATCACGTGGGAATTCCGTCGTACAGAACGTGGATTGGTACACGCGATCGCCCGTATTTGTATGACGAAGTACCAACGCCCATGGTAGACAATCACATGATTACGGCAACAATTATTGATAACGATACCATTTTTATCGACGGAACCGATAGTTATGTCAATTTTGGCATGCCGAGTTCCTTTACACAAACCAAAGAAGCCTTGATTGGTATTTCTCCAGAAAAATTTGTACTGAAAAAAGTACCTGTACAACCTTCTGAGAAAAGTAAAACGATCATCAATACGCAAATTACGTTTGAAGATGGCAACATCAAAGCTTCTGAAAAACGCGTGATGACAGGTTATGAAAAGGTAGATTTCGTCACAGATTATCTCTACAAGAAAAAAGACAATACCGAAGAAGAATTCTTAAATACAACGTTGGCGTTAGGAAATAACAAAACAAAGTATCAAAATATTAAAGTTTCGCCATTAGAATCAAAATATAAAACCTTAACCTTGGCTTTTGATTTACAGATTGAAAGTTACGCCAAAACCATTGGATCAAAGAGCATTCTCAACCTCAACATTGACCGCGCTTTATCAAAGCAGAAAATTGATGTTGAGCAACGTAAATACGCAAAAAAGATCGATCATCAGTTTCAAAAAGAATATACCACAACGTTTATGGTTCCTGAAGGTTATAAAGTGACTTCCGTTCCAAAACCGATCAAATATGACGGAAAAGCGTATGGTTTTGACATTCATTATGAACAAAAAGACGGCAAAATCATTCAACATAAAAAAATCTATATTGACACCTTGCGCGTGGAGAAAGAAGATTTTGAAGCGTGGAATAGTTTTGTAAAGAAATTAATAAAAGCCTATAAAAAAAGTATTATCATTGAAAAGTAA
- a CDS encoding DUF3857 domain-containing protein, with translation MRAVIVILLCLCTTQAFSQYYKKYDWAKKPKLHELSEKEANESSIAILEKYVVEFVVPKVGDQIKKFETTHTIARVHDEKGLKTHNTVYISMYDVMNIVDIKARTISPDGKVTMLNKDNIKEVKNVEEYGDFKIFAIEGAVKDSEIEVLYTLEKEYSAFGRETLQKSYPIKRLEYNFIYGTMAGRVKAYNASSDFTRKSYQGNIGRELILENIVPMIEEEYATPNSNKTYIAYQCFGPGTNVTDDMLWSNVVTNITEGMFPSTVHPEIAKIAKTILKDQKTDDFTKAFLIDDYVKTNYTIVQNNNAQLSDIDYIVKNKSASDLGIIKVYSHLLEAANVEYLPVITADVYEFKFDAEFFNPTSLREFLIYIPKTYNYITPNRVDYRLSEIPPNILGNTGIFVNDKKQFSFYKIKQKDPDYSRVVRNVNISFEEDLEYVKIDQQQQYYGHWAMNNRAYLNLAPEQAIKEFEDYLTGSGIEDKVVKKYEVTDKEMLQLEYNKPFLVNSTITSESILEEAGDSYIFQVGKVIGTQSELYQETERVNPIQMQYPNRYNYEIVVNIPTDYEVEGLESLIIMKELLDEEGSQKCKFESNYTLKGNKIIITIEEFYKEYEYDIAEYEGFREVINAASDFNKAAILMNPKE, from the coding sequence ATGAGAGCAGTAATTGTCATCCTTTTGTGTTTGTGCACTACGCAAGCATTTTCTCAATATTATAAAAAATACGATTGGGCAAAGAAACCGAAACTCCACGAATTGTCTGAAAAAGAAGCGAACGAATCTTCGATTGCCATTTTAGAAAAATATGTCGTAGAATTTGTCGTTCCAAAGGTTGGAGACCAAATAAAAAAGTTTGAAACCACACATACTATTGCGCGTGTACACGATGAAAAAGGGTTGAAAACGCACAATACCGTGTATATTTCTATGTACGATGTTATGAATATTGTAGACATTAAAGCGCGTACAATTTCGCCTGACGGAAAAGTAACGATGTTGAATAAAGACAACATCAAAGAAGTAAAAAATGTAGAAGAATATGGCGATTTCAAGATTTTTGCCATTGAAGGTGCGGTAAAAGATTCGGAAATTGAAGTACTGTATACGCTCGAAAAAGAATATTCTGCCTTTGGGCGCGAAACATTGCAAAAAAGCTATCCAATCAAACGCTTGGAATATAATTTTATTTACGGAACAATGGCTGGACGCGTAAAAGCGTATAATGCTTCAAGCGATTTTACCCGAAAAAGTTATCAAGGAAATATCGGCCGCGAATTGATATTGGAGAATATTGTCCCGATGATCGAAGAAGAATACGCCACACCAAATTCGAATAAAACCTACATCGCGTATCAATGTTTTGGTCCTGGTACGAATGTTACGGATGATATGTTGTGGAGCAATGTCGTGACAAATATTACCGAAGGAATGTTTCCTTCGACAGTACATCCAGAAATAGCAAAAATTGCGAAAACCATTTTAAAAGACCAAAAAACAGACGATTTTACGAAAGCATTTTTGATTGACGATTATGTAAAAACGAATTACACAATTGTGCAAAACAACAACGCGCAACTATCGGATATTGATTATATTGTAAAAAACAAATCGGCAAGTGATTTGGGAATTATCAAAGTGTATTCGCACTTATTGGAGGCTGCCAATGTGGAGTATTTGCCTGTAATTACAGCAGATGTGTATGAATTTAAGTTTGATGCTGAATTTTTTAATCCGACGTCTTTGCGCGAATTTTTAATTTACATTCCAAAAACATACAATTACATTACGCCAAATCGAGTGGATTATCGCTTGAGTGAAATTCCACCAAATATTCTCGGAAATACGGGCATCTTTGTAAATGATAAAAAACAATTTAGTTTTTATAAAATTAAACAGAAAGATCCAGACTACAGTCGCGTAGTGCGCAATGTAAATATTTCTTTTGAAGAGGATTTGGAATATGTAAAAATTGACCAACAACAACAATACTACGGACATTGGGCAATGAACAACCGCGCGTATTTGAATTTGGCACCTGAACAAGCAATCAAAGAATTTGAAGATTATTTGACAGGTTCAGGAATTGAAGATAAAGTGGTGAAAAAATATGAAGTCACCGATAAGGAAATGCTACAATTGGAATACAACAAACCATTTTTGGTGAATAGCACGATTACCTCGGAATCGATTTTGGAAGAAGCTGGCGATAGTTATATTTTTCAAGTGGGAAAAGTGATTGGAACGCAAAGCGAATTGTATCAAGAAACGGAGCGTGTGAATCCAATTCAGATGCAATATCCTAATCGTTACAATTATGAAATTGTGGTAAACATTCCGACTGATTATGAAGTTGAAGGTTTGGAATCGCTCATTATTATGAAAGAATTATTGGATGAAGAAGGCAGTCAGAAGTGTAAATTTGAATCGAATTATACACTAAAAGGCAACAAAATTATTATCACAATTGAAGAATTCTACAAAGAATATGAATATGACATTGCTGAATACGAAGGGTTCCGCGAGGTTATCAATGCAGCTTCTGACTTTAACAAAGCGGCGATTTTGATGAATCCGAAAGAGTAA
- a CDS encoding MG2 domain-containing protein, which translates to MNLKIAFTFLLSWSCFFSHAQLLSEAANDSLVKIPEYFASQQLKENIYIHTDKDIYEPGENLWFKAYLLNGNTLKLSTETQLIFVELIHLTEDGSNIVTTEKYEAINGFANGHLFLERGFETGAYQIRIHTKKTMESTSEKLLAVKEFKVVESVIPTILMDVDFSKKNYNRNEAISAEITVFSRSRVPYKNTVVIAYAFAGSKRIYRNRLRTNDEGVVIVNLPAEKSKKATTIKLLVKDKRKDIINTFEIPFTSMSELQFGLYPEGGSLVENLPNTVAFKALDPSGRPVAVKGILYENGKKIQPFTATHNGMGKFAFVPKNNQNYTVKITQPTLDSIFELPKILPEGIKLQVDRHTKKYVHFSITRTKNILDQQLYIRAQHRGLVYWMATTSLSKERVRFKLPLEKFPQGIVEVTLFNEQFQPVAERLVYANLDQKLHVTLKEISKSFYQQKDKVTMKFEVKDQNKNPAIANFSLSVHDHLYADKNNDYAMLPHYYLFSELKGHVYDAGYYFNPKNNNREEHLDVLLLTQGWRNYVWNSKQLNYVENSLDFTTNIKGKIYKKLKNGALQNIPLATVNVSYPSYTENVTTNMQAEFSLPISSYKNAQGSNLVFIPFEDKNAVIRFTDPFENIEEITGNYECAFPKYDLALQTKKQSSYNPEFSFTETNFLEEVNLGSFRDRNKDEGNVVMYNDIIPDYVCRFNILNCTNHPNGTPPVDGKTYRYNDGTIVTYVGKKEEPKDEKDKLFVKIKGFYPEKEFYSPQYDKNPDEALFPDNRKTLFWAPNLISDENGIITVSFFTSDMQTTFLGTIEGTNGNGLLGGTSFQFDVN; encoded by the coding sequence ATGAATTTAAAAATTGCTTTTACCTTCTTGCTGAGCTGGAGTTGTTTTTTTTCCCATGCACAATTATTAAGTGAAGCTGCTAACGATTCCCTCGTAAAAATTCCCGAATATTTTGCTTCGCAACAACTCAAAGAAAACATCTATATACATACTGACAAAGATATTTATGAACCTGGAGAAAATTTATGGTTTAAAGCCTATTTACTAAATGGAAATACATTAAAGTTATCGACCGAAACACAGCTTATTTTTGTTGAATTGATTCATCTTACTGAAGATGGATCCAACATCGTTACCACTGAAAAATACGAAGCGATCAACGGTTTTGCAAACGGGCATTTATTTCTTGAAAGAGGTTTTGAAACTGGAGCGTATCAAATACGCATTCACACCAAAAAAACAATGGAAAGTACTTCCGAAAAATTACTTGCTGTCAAAGAATTCAAAGTGGTAGAAAGCGTGATTCCGACCATTTTGATGGATGTCGACTTCTCCAAAAAAAATTACAACCGAAATGAAGCCATTTCTGCCGAAATAACCGTTTTTTCCAGAAGTAGAGTTCCTTACAAAAATACAGTTGTCATCGCGTATGCGTTTGCAGGCTCCAAACGAATCTATCGCAATCGACTGCGCACGAACGATGAAGGCGTCGTTATTGTCAATCTTCCTGCTGAAAAAAGTAAAAAAGCAACAACTATTAAACTTCTTGTAAAAGACAAAAGAAAAGACATCATTAACACGTTTGAAATTCCGTTTACAAGTATGAGCGAATTACAGTTTGGATTGTATCCCGAAGGCGGAAGTTTGGTGGAGAATCTTCCAAATACTGTAGCTTTTAAAGCATTAGATCCTTCTGGAAGACCTGTAGCTGTGAAGGGAATTTTGTATGAAAACGGGAAAAAAATACAGCCATTTACTGCAACGCATAATGGAATGGGAAAGTTTGCTTTTGTTCCAAAAAATAATCAAAATTACACCGTGAAAATTACACAACCAACACTCGACAGTATTTTTGAATTGCCCAAAATACTACCTGAAGGAATCAAGTTACAAGTAGATCGACACACGAAAAAGTACGTACATTTTAGCATTACTCGCACAAAAAATATTCTTGATCAACAGTTATATATTCGAGCGCAACACCGTGGATTGGTATATTGGATGGCGACAACTTCTTTGAGTAAAGAGCGTGTTCGCTTTAAACTTCCGTTGGAAAAATTTCCGCAAGGTATTGTTGAAGTGACACTGTTTAACGAGCAGTTTCAACCTGTTGCGGAGCGTTTGGTATATGCGAATTTGGATCAAAAATTACACGTAACTTTAAAAGAAATCTCTAAAAGCTTTTATCAACAAAAAGATAAAGTTACCATGAAATTTGAAGTAAAAGATCAAAATAAAAATCCTGCAATTGCTAATTTTAGCTTGAGCGTACACGATCATTTGTATGCCGATAAAAACAACGATTACGCAATGTTGCCTCATTATTATTTATTTTCAGAATTGAAAGGTCATGTGTACGATGCGGGGTATTATTTTAATCCAAAAAACAACAATCGTGAAGAGCATTTAGATGTATTACTGCTTACGCAAGGTTGGCGGAATTACGTGTGGAATAGTAAGCAATTAAATTATGTAGAGAATAGTTTGGATTTTACGACCAATATCAAGGGAAAAATATATAAAAAACTTAAAAATGGCGCGTTGCAAAACATTCCATTAGCAACTGTAAATGTTTCGTATCCTAGCTATACAGAAAATGTTACTACCAACATGCAAGCAGAATTTTCACTGCCAATTTCTTCATATAAAAATGCACAAGGTTCTAACTTAGTTTTTATTCCTTTTGAAGATAAAAATGCCGTAATTAGATTCACTGATCCTTTTGAAAATATTGAAGAAATTACGGGAAATTATGAGTGTGCATTTCCAAAATATGATTTGGCTTTGCAAACTAAAAAACAATCGTCGTACAATCCCGAATTTAGTTTTACCGAGACCAACTTTTTGGAAGAAGTAAATTTAGGTTCTTTCAGAGATCGCAATAAAGACGAAGGAAATGTAGTAATGTATAACGATATTATACCAGATTATGTTTGTCGATTTAATATTTTAAACTGTACAAATCATCCTAACGGAACGCCTCCTGTTGATGGTAAAACCTATCGTTACAACGACGGAACTATAGTTACTTATGTTGGAAAGAAAGAGGAACCAAAGGATGAAAAAGATAAACTCTTTGTAAAAATTAAAGGTTTTTATCCTGAAAAAGAGTTTTACAGTCCGCAATACGACAAAAACCCTGATGAAGCTTTGTTTCCTGACAACCGAAAAACCTTATTTTGGGCGCCAAATTTGATTTCTGACGAAAATGGAATTATCACCGTAAGCTTCTTTACCTCTGACATGCAAACAACATTTTTAGGAACTATAGAAGGAACCAATGGAAATGGCTTGTTAGGCGGAACTTCTTTTCAATTTGATGTGAATTGA
- a CDS encoding DUF2500 family protein, translating to MDTMNTQFDMFFVIIIITVVVFIVYSIFNKVNESVLTNRAPILEIPVKVVEKRAQIHQRNKNHARNVFKATFEDLDTTERHTFSMSEAEFDQIVEEDIGYLKYQRKRFHTFQRDALAAEFEEDTASKEQFKIDA from the coding sequence ATGGATACTATGAATACTCAGTTTGATATGTTTTTTGTCATCATCATCATCACAGTAGTTGTGTTTATTGTGTATTCAATTTTTAATAAAGTCAATGAATCGGTGCTTACCAATCGTGCGCCGATATTGGAAATTCCTGTAAAAGTTGTTGAGAAACGCGCGCAAATTCACCAAAGAAATAAAAACCATGCTAGAAATGTTTTCAAAGCAACATTTGAAGATTTAGATACGACGGAGCGACATACATTTTCAATGTCTGAAGCTGAATTTGATCAAATTGTTGAAGAAGATATTGGCTACTTAAAATATCAGCGAAAGCGTTTCCATACTTTTCAACGTGATGCGCTTGCCGCAGAATTTGAAGAAGACACAGCTTCAAAAGAGCAATTTAAGATTGATGCGTAG
- a CDS encoding CPBP family intramembrane glutamic endopeptidase, which produces MFIQQAYKGDNTSWKVAITTVLMLSIFVANIVAVLFGEIDTLAETNKMYEQIESKNFWFVANLSFFVFLLLMLFGLVFYLHQRSIISLTTAREKIDFKRIAFSFGLVFFIGIASFAVEYYMYPGVVVLDFQPVNFVILVFLCLLLFPFQIGFEEYLFRGYLMQQIGIVARNRWFPLIITSVMFGLLHLGNPEVAKMGGITMIFYIGTGLFLGIVTLMDEGLELALGFHFANNFLAATLVTAEYSALRTDSLFKYVSQQSTTSFYHILIPILIAYPIILIILAKKYKWNNWKEKLFGRVPDASESNVEVSFPHKM; this is translated from the coding sequence ATGTTTATACAACAAGCGTACAAAGGCGATAATACTTCTTGGAAAGTAGCCATTACAACTGTTTTGATGCTTTCAATATTTGTGGCAAATATCGTTGCTGTCTTATTTGGAGAGATAGATACACTGGCAGAAACTAATAAAATGTACGAGCAAATTGAAAGTAAAAACTTTTGGTTTGTCGCCAACTTGTCATTTTTTGTTTTTCTACTATTAATGTTGTTCGGATTGGTGTTTTACTTGCACCAACGCAGCATTATATCGCTCACAACAGCGCGAGAAAAGATAGATTTTAAGCGAATTGCCTTTTCGTTTGGATTGGTGTTTTTTATAGGAATAGCATCGTTTGCGGTTGAATATTACATGTATCCAGGAGTGGTTGTGTTGGATTTTCAACCGGTCAACTTTGTTATTTTAGTGTTCTTATGTTTGCTATTATTTCCTTTTCAGATTGGCTTTGAAGAATATCTTTTTAGAGGATATTTGATGCAGCAAATCGGAATTGTCGCCAGAAATAGGTGGTTTCCACTCATCATTACCTCAGTGATGTTTGGCTTATTGCACTTAGGAAATCCAGAAGTGGCAAAAATGGGCGGAATTACGATGATTTTCTACATAGGAACAGGTTTGTTTTTAGGAATCGTTACGCTCATGGATGAAGGTTTGGAATTGGCATTAGGATTTCACTTTGCAAATAATTTTTTGGCAGCAACTTTAGTTACGGCAGAATATTCTGCTTTGCGAACCGATTCTTTATTCAAATACGTTTCACAACAAAGTACGACTTCATTTTATCATATTCTCATTCCAATTTTGATTGCGTATCCCATCATTTTGATCATTTTGGCAAAAAAATACAAATGGAATAACTGGAAAGAAAAATTATTTGGGCGTGTACCAGATGCTTCTGAAAGTAATGTTGAGGTAAGTTTTCCGCATAAAATGTAA